A single region of the Salmo salar chromosome ssa16, Ssal_v3.1, whole genome shotgun sequence genome encodes:
- the pmge gene encoding bisphosphoglycerate mutase isoform X1 has translation MSKYKVFVMRHGEGAWTKENRFCSWVDQRLSEDGVKEALACGHLLREAGYHLDVVFTSLLSRSIHTAWLLLEAMGQEWVPVVKSWRLNERHYGALIGLNRAEMALNHGEEQVKQWRRSYDLTPPPIDKSHPYFLEIYNDRRYSTCDVSKEDLPKSESLKDVLERLQPYWDGTIVPEIKQGKSVLISGHGNSCRALLKHLQGISDADIVNVTLPTGTPILIELDENFRPTKPMQLLGDQEAIQAAIRKVEDQGKVKQTA, from the exons ATGTCCAAGTACAAAGTCTTTGTGATGAGGCATGGAGAAGGGGCCTGGACCAAAGAGAACCGCTTCTGCAGCTGGGTGGACCAGAGGCTGAGTGAGGATGGGGTCAAGGAGGCTCTAGCGTGCGGTCACCTCCTAAGAGAGGCAGGCTACCACCTGGATGTGGTCTTCACATCCCTGCTCAGTCGCTCCATCCACACAGCCTGGCTGCTGCTAGAGGCCATGGGGCAGGAGTGGGTCCCAGTGGTGAAATCGTGGCGGCTGAATGAGCGCCACTATGGTGCTCTGATCGGGCTCAACCGCGCCGAGATGGCCCTAAACCACGGCGAGGAGCAGGTGAAACAGTGGAGGAGGAGTTACGACCTCACGCCACCGCCTATCGACAAATCACACCCTTACTTTCTGGAGATCTACAACGACCGGCGGTATTCTACTTGCGATGTTTCTAAAGAGGATCTCCCTAAGTCGGAGAGCCTGAAGGATGTCTTAGAGAGGCTCCAGCCATACTGGGATGGCACCATTGTGCCGGAGATCAAACAGGGGAAGTCGGTGCTCATCTCTGGCCATGGGAATAGCTGCAGGGCACTGCTGAAACACTTACAAG GTATCTCAGATGCTGATATCGTCAACGTGACGTTACCCACAGGAACGCCCATTCTGATTGAGCTGGATGAAAACTTCCGGCCCACCAAACCCATGCAGCTCCTAGGAGACCAGGAAGCAATCCAGGCAGCCATCAGGAAGGTGGAGGATCAGGGGAAGGTCAAACAAACAGCCTGA
- the pmge gene encoding Bisphosphoglycerate mutase (The RefSeq protein has 1 substitution compared to this genomic sequence), whose protein sequence is MSKYKVFVMRHGEGAWTKENRFCSWVDQRLSEDGVKEALACGHLLREAGYHLDVVFTSLLSRSIHTAWLLLEAMGQEWVPVVKSWRLNERHYGALIGLNRAEMALNHGEEQVKQWRRSYDLTPPPIDKSHPYFLEIYNDRRYSTCDVSKEDLPKSESLKDVLERLQPYWDGTIVPEIKQGKSVLISGHGNSCRALLKHLQGISDADIVNVTLPTGTPILIELDENFRPTKPMQLLGDQEAIQAAIRKVEDQGKVKRTA, encoded by the exons ATGTCCAAGTACAAAGTCTTTGTGATGAGGCATGGAGAAGGGGCCTGGACCAAAGAGAACCGCTTCTGCAGCTGGGTGGACCAGAGGCTGAGTGAGGATGGGGTCAAGGAGGCTCTAGCGTGCGGTCACCTCCTAAGAGAGGCAGGCTACCACCTGGATGTGGTCTTCACATCCCTGCTCAGTCGCTCCATCCACACAGCCTGGCTGCTGCTAGAGGCCATGGGGCAGGAGTGGGTCCCAGTGGTGAAATCGTGGCGGCTGAATGAGCGCCACTATGGTGCTCTGATCGGGCTCAACCGCGCCGAGATGGCCCTAAACCACGGCGAGGAGCAGGTGAAACAGTGGAGGAGGAGTTACGACCTCACGCCACCGCCTATCGACAAATCACACCCTTACTTTCTGGAGATCTACAACGACCGGCGGTATTCTACTTGCGATGTTTCTAAAGAGGATCTCCCTAAGTCGGAGAGCCTGAAGGATGTCTTAGAGAGGCTCCAGCCATACTGGGATGGCACCATTGTGCCGGAGATCAAACAGGGGAAGTCGGTGCTCATCTCTGGCCATGGGAATAGCTGCAGGGCACTGCTGAAACACTTACAAG GTATCTCAGATGCTGATATCGTCAACGTGACGTTACCCACAGGAACGCCCATTCTGATTGAGCTGGATGAAAACTTCCGGCCCACCAAACCCATGCAGCTCCTAGGAGACCAGGAAGCAATCCAGGCAGCCATCAGGAAGGTGGAGGATCAGGGGAAGGTCAAACAAACAGCCTGA